From one Idiomarina sp. X4 genomic stretch:
- a CDS encoding beta-barrel assembly-enhancing protease has product MYKTLLKTLLPAVVAVTTFFTAFAYSAQDSRRLPEIGTTGAAFLSIEREQVVGDFYMRQVRAQAPILYDPVLDSYLSNLGQRLVRHSSGVKYPFNFFWIRNKQINAFAFMGGYVGVHTGLIEEARTESELAAVLGHEVAHVTQRHIVRRMQEQQQNMPMTIAGVIGSILLGMANPEAGMAGLYTTLGATSQSQINYTRLYEKEADRIGLSVLLAAGFDPMGAPDFFGRLAEKYRYVSKPPEMLMTHPLPESRIADTRARAESMRRVDVKPSLEFALAKARVQARYTQNPSVSDFQDMTESNNPVTQRAGAYGLAIIALDRGQLNTASEHMETLLRDDPSNPFYIDVQTDILLGQENYQYVMDWLESKYIRQPTEPVITINFANAALTSGNGKLAEKLLREFLLQNPNHPLALDLLTRVYEKSGKRAAMYETRAETLALRGNFSLAINQLHTAHNHTDNDVTRKRINARIDQLRAMENQARNMM; this is encoded by the coding sequence ATGTATAAAACGCTGCTAAAAACTTTGTTGCCCGCTGTTGTCGCTGTTACCACCTTTTTTACTGCATTTGCATACAGCGCACAAGACAGTCGCAGACTTCCGGAAATAGGCACCACGGGTGCAGCCTTTCTGAGCATTGAACGCGAACAAGTGGTTGGCGACTTTTACATGCGTCAGGTAAGAGCGCAGGCCCCCATTCTTTACGATCCGGTACTCGATAGCTACTTAAGCAACTTGGGACAACGTTTGGTTCGTCACAGCAGCGGCGTCAAATATCCCTTTAACTTTTTCTGGATACGTAATAAGCAAATTAATGCATTTGCCTTTATGGGCGGATATGTCGGTGTTCATACGGGGCTTATAGAAGAAGCCCGCACCGAGTCAGAACTTGCTGCTGTCTTAGGTCACGAAGTGGCACACGTAACGCAGCGTCACATTGTTCGGCGCATGCAAGAACAACAACAAAATATGCCGATGACCATTGCCGGTGTTATTGGCTCCATTCTATTAGGCATGGCAAACCCAGAAGCCGGCATGGCTGGTCTGTACACCACACTCGGCGCTACCAGCCAGTCACAAATTAATTACACACGACTTTATGAAAAAGAAGCGGACCGTATTGGCTTATCGGTGTTGCTGGCGGCCGGCTTTGATCCGATGGGCGCACCCGATTTTTTTGGCCGCCTGGCGGAAAAGTATCGTTATGTCAGCAAACCACCAGAGATGTTAATGACGCATCCGCTGCCTGAATCACGTATCGCTGATACCCGAGCACGCGCTGAATCTATGCGCCGTGTCGACGTTAAGCCAAGTCTTGAATTTGCGCTGGCTAAGGCTCGCGTACAAGCTCGTTACACCCAAAACCCTTCCGTATCCGATTTTCAGGACATGACTGAGAGTAACAACCCAGTTACGCAACGCGCTGGTGCTTACGGCTTGGCTATTATTGCTTTGGATCGCGGTCAGTTAAATACCGCCTCAGAGCACATGGAAACGCTGCTCCGGGACGACCCCAGCAACCCATTTTATATTGACGTTCAAACCGATATTTTACTGGGGCAGGAAAACTATCAATACGTTATGGATTGGTTAGAAAGCAAATACATTCGTCAGCCAACCGAACCGGTTATTACCATTAACTTCGCTAATGCGGCACTTACCTCCGGTAACGGTAAATTGGCTGAAAAGCTGTTGCGCGAATTTCTGCTGCAAAATCCGAATCACCCACTCGCGCTGGACTTACTGACCCGAGTCTATGAAAAAAGCGGCAAGCGAGCAGCTATGTATGAAACACGTGCTGAAACGTTGGCATTACGAGGGAATTTCTCACTGGCCATTAACCAGCTGCATACAGCGCATAACCACACCGACAATGACGTCACCCGTAAGCGCATCAATGCCCGTATCGATCAGCTACGAGCAATGGAAAACCAAGCCCGTAACATGATGTAA
- a CDS encoding AI-2E family transporter: MFDYIKQWYQRKFADPNAVTLFLLLVVTVVVIVLFGNLLAPLIVAIALAYLLDWPVTRLMYMGMSRLSATVITFVAFLALAITVLLTLVPVIWQQSMTLIQELPNMIGNLQIWLHKLPEMFPSVIDESQINELTQSLKNRVVGFGESLVTVSLTSLVNLMAMLVYLIVVPLLIFFMLKDRDVLMANFSKLLPSNRALITQVGQEMNLQIMNYIRGKVIEIIVVAIVSFVTFSLFGLQYALLLAILVGFSVLIPYIGAAVVTIPVVLVALFQFGPTAPFVWVTVAYLVIQALDGNLLVPLLFSEAVSLNPVYIIAAVLIFGGIWGFWGVFFAIPLASLVKAVITAWDTGASGIEPPAEETKKASS; this comes from the coding sequence ATGTTTGATTACATAAAGCAGTGGTATCAACGTAAGTTTGCCGATCCTAACGCAGTCACCTTATTTCTGTTGCTGGTGGTGACAGTCGTTGTCATTGTGCTGTTTGGTAACTTACTGGCCCCTCTGATTGTTGCTATTGCATTGGCTTACTTACTAGACTGGCCGGTAACCCGCCTTATGTATATGGGTATGTCTCGCTTAAGTGCGACTGTTATTACGTTTGTGGCGTTTCTGGCGCTGGCCATTACTGTGCTGTTAACACTGGTTCCGGTGATTTGGCAGCAAAGTATGACTCTTATTCAAGAATTGCCAAACATGATAGGCAACTTACAGATATGGCTGCATAAACTGCCGGAAATGTTTCCAAGCGTTATTGATGAAAGCCAAATTAATGAACTGACGCAGTCTCTGAAAAACCGTGTTGTTGGCTTTGGGGAAAGTTTGGTGACTGTCTCGCTGACGTCCTTGGTAAACCTGATGGCGATGCTGGTGTATTTAATCGTCGTCCCCCTGCTTATTTTCTTCATGCTGAAAGATCGCGACGTGTTAATGGCTAACTTCAGTAAGTTACTGCCGTCTAACCGTGCGCTTATCACTCAGGTTGGACAGGAAATGAACCTGCAAATCATGAATTACATTCGTGGTAAGGTGATTGAAATTATTGTCGTGGCGATAGTGTCCTTTGTCACTTTCAGCCTGTTTGGGCTTCAGTACGCCTTGTTGTTAGCTATTTTGGTCGGCTTCTCGGTGCTTATTCCCTACATTGGTGCGGCGGTGGTCACTATTCCGGTGGTGTTAGTGGCGTTGTTCCAGTTTGGACCTACGGCACCGTTTGTGTGGGTAACGGTTGCTTATCTTGTTATTCAGGCGCTTGACGGCAATTTATTAGTACCTTTGCTGTTCTCCGAAGCCGTTAGCCTAAACCCGGTCTATATTATCGCGGCGGTATTGATATTCGGCGGTATTTGGGGGTTCTGGGGCGTGTTCTTTGCTATTCCATTGGCCAGTCTGGTCAAGGCGGTCATTACCGCATGGGACACCGGAGCAAGCGGAATAGAGCCACCAGCAGAGGAAACCAAAAAAGCCTCGTCATAA
- the bcp gene encoding thioredoxin-dependent thiol peroxidase translates to MNTLQAGDKAPEFTLLDANENEVSLKDLLKEHRVLVYFYPKAMTPGCTVQAQNLRDQRDELAKHNVVSVGISPDAPKRLAKFAERDELNFTLLSDEDHKVAEDFGVWGLKKFMGKEYDGIHRISFLVEQDGTISKVFNKFKTKEHHDVVLEHLKG, encoded by the coding sequence ATGAATACATTACAAGCGGGCGACAAAGCGCCTGAGTTCACGCTACTAGACGCAAATGAAAACGAAGTGTCGTTAAAAGACTTACTGAAAGAGCATCGTGTACTGGTTTACTTTTACCCGAAAGCCATGACACCAGGCTGTACCGTGCAAGCTCAGAACTTGCGGGACCAGCGTGACGAGTTGGCGAAACATAACGTTGTTTCAGTGGGTATTAGCCCTGACGCTCCTAAGCGTTTGGCGAAGTTCGCTGAACGTGATGAATTGAACTTCACCCTGCTTAGCGACGAAGACCATAAAGTTGCTGAAGACTTCGGTGTTTGGGGCCTTAAGAAATTTATGGGTAAAGAATACGACGGTATTCATCGTATTAGCTTTTTGGTTGAACAAGACGGAACCATTTCAAAGGTATTCAATAAGTTCAAAACCAAAGAACACCACGACGTGGTCTTAGAGCACCTGAAAGGCTAA
- the dapA gene encoding 4-hydroxy-tetrahydrodipicolinate synthase yields MLKGSIVALVTPFTKYGNVDYSELEFLVEQHIKAGTDAIVAVGTTGESTTLTHEEHINVVNAVVELSAGRISVIAGNGSNSTSEAVQLTEKMTQAGVDGFLNVTPYYNKPSMAGLIAHFEACADVTDKPQILYNVPGRTCSDMTPDIIEKLAQIPGIVGVKEATGDVSRVAELKKRCGDDFILLSGDDPTSREFMFAGGHGVISVTANIAPEQIKAMVDAAVNGDTDTANKIDEQLAPLHEMLFIESNPIPVKWALALMGWCSANYRLPLTPPEEANQAIIEAVLEKANLINTQES; encoded by the coding sequence ATGCTGAAAGGCAGTATCGTTGCACTGGTCACTCCTTTTACCAAATACGGTAATGTGGACTACAGCGAACTTGAGTTTCTGGTAGAACAACATATAAAAGCAGGAACCGACGCTATTGTTGCCGTGGGAACAACCGGCGAGTCAACGACGTTAACCCACGAAGAGCATATTAATGTGGTCAATGCAGTAGTGGAGCTGAGCGCTGGGCGTATTAGCGTTATTGCCGGGAACGGCTCTAACTCAACCAGTGAAGCCGTGCAATTGACTGAAAAGATGACTCAAGCCGGCGTTGATGGCTTTTTAAATGTCACTCCTTATTACAATAAGCCTTCTATGGCCGGGCTGATAGCGCACTTCGAGGCCTGTGCCGATGTCACTGATAAACCTCAAATTCTTTATAACGTACCGGGTAGAACCTGCTCGGACATGACGCCGGATATTATCGAAAAGCTGGCACAAATCCCTGGTATTGTCGGTGTGAAAGAAGCGACCGGTGATGTCAGTCGAGTTGCTGAGCTGAAAAAGCGCTGCGGCGACGACTTTATTTTATTAAGTGGCGACGACCCGACGTCTCGTGAGTTCATGTTTGCAGGGGGCCATGGTGTTATCAGTGTTACCGCCAACATTGCACCTGAGCAGATCAAAGCGATGGTCGATGCCGCGGTAAATGGTGATACAGATACGGCAAATAAAATTGATGAGCAACTTGCCCCCTTACATGAAATGCTCTTTATTGAGTCGAACCCTATACCAGTAAAGTGGGCGTTAGCGCTCATGGGATGGTGTAGTGCTAATTATCGTCTCCCTTTAACTCCACCAGAAGAGGCTAACCAAGCCATTATCGAAGCGGTGTTGGAAAAAGCTAACCTTATAAATACTCAGGAGTCATAA
- the bamC gene encoding outer membrane protein assembly factor BamC, with protein MKLSYLALALTAATLAGCSAADRERASGGFDYVNIQPTDTLTLPGDLERPERDSEYVVPQTDVKNAPVGQRVNITAPQQVRPLGLGSRVLETETETRVYFDIVEGMGDSVTEFVEAAVKTVLERRGISYEVQSKGHWLTETMSLQQTLDGEGGFLGFGGEEDKLQERTFRYEIIQETESHKRTTSLRVAIDDFTQRVDGRTVDVAPVVRNNLETELLNVFISEVNRKQQQAVAQMKAEGIDTQLTQSEAGENILLVEDDFEQAWPLVNLALQSIGFEVEDLNRETGTYFVSYSEPDSGFLFIGGDDYEALGIEEGEYEFRLLESGDNTAVRVYQDDTMVSKQWLESIYENFRAAVKQQSKL; from the coding sequence ATGAAATTGTCCTACCTTGCCCTGGCACTAACCGCAGCAACGCTGGCTGGTTGTTCCGCGGCGGATAGAGAAAGAGCCAGTGGTGGTTTTGATTACGTCAATATTCAACCGACTGATACATTGACGCTGCCCGGCGATCTTGAACGTCCTGAACGAGATTCCGAATACGTTGTCCCTCAAACCGACGTGAAAAATGCGCCGGTTGGTCAGCGCGTTAATATTACGGCTCCTCAGCAAGTGCGTCCGTTAGGCTTAGGTAGCCGCGTACTTGAAACTGAAACAGAAACACGCGTGTATTTCGATATTGTCGAAGGTATGGGTGATTCTGTGACGGAATTTGTAGAAGCGGCGGTTAAAACCGTACTTGAGCGCCGCGGTATTAGCTATGAAGTGCAGAGTAAAGGTCATTGGCTAACAGAAACCATGAGTCTTCAACAGACACTAGACGGTGAGGGTGGTTTCCTTGGCTTTGGTGGTGAGGAAGATAAACTGCAGGAGCGTACTTTCCGTTACGAAATTATTCAGGAAACTGAATCGCATAAGCGTACAACGTCGCTGCGAGTAGCAATTGATGACTTTACTCAACGTGTCGATGGTCGCACGGTAGACGTTGCGCCTGTTGTCAGAAATAACCTTGAAACGGAACTGCTGAATGTGTTTATTTCTGAAGTGAATCGTAAACAGCAGCAAGCCGTCGCGCAAATGAAGGCCGAAGGCATTGATACGCAGTTGACTCAGTCTGAAGCTGGCGAGAATATCCTGTTGGTTGAAGATGACTTTGAACAAGCATGGCCATTAGTGAACCTGGCGCTACAGAGCATAGGCTTTGAAGTGGAAGATTTAAACCGTGAAACCGGTACTTATTTTGTCAGCTACAGCGAGCCAGACAGTGGTTTCTTGTTTATTGGGGGCGACGATTACGAAGCGCTGGGTATTGAAGAAGGCGAATACGAGTTTAGATTGCTTGAGTCTGGAGATAATACTGCTGTACGTGTCTATCAAGATGATACAATGGTCTCTAAGCAATGGCTGGAAAGCATTTACGAAAACTTCCGAGCAGCTGTTAAACAGCAAAGTAAACTGTAA
- the purC gene encoding phosphoribosylaminoimidazolesuccinocarboxamide synthase: MEKRSELYRGKAKTVYHTDDPDRLILEFRNDTSAFDGEKVEQLADKGKVNNKFNHFIMSKLEEAGIPTQLDECISDTESVVKKLDMIPVECVVRNYAAGSLVKRLGVKEGMELNPPTFEFFLKNDALHDPMINEYHIQAFGWAKAEQIEKMKELTFKVNDVLKKLFADAGLLLVDYKLEFGVFNGEIMLGDEFSPDGCRLWDAETREKLDKDRFRQGLGGVVEAYREVAKRLGADI, translated from the coding sequence ATGGAAAAGCGCAGTGAGTTGTACCGGGGTAAGGCGAAAACGGTTTACCACACCGATGATCCAGATCGTCTTATTCTGGAGTTTCGTAACGATACATCGGCTTTTGACGGTGAAAAGGTTGAGCAGCTTGCCGACAAAGGCAAGGTGAACAATAAGTTTAACCACTTTATTATGAGCAAGCTGGAAGAAGCAGGAATTCCAACTCAGTTGGATGAATGTATCAGTGACACCGAATCGGTGGTGAAAAAGCTCGACATGATTCCGGTCGAATGTGTGGTGCGCAACTACGCTGCGGGCTCTTTGGTTAAACGTTTAGGCGTTAAAGAGGGGATGGAGTTGAACCCGCCGACCTTCGAGTTTTTCCTGAAAAATGACGCATTGCACGATCCAATGATAAACGAATACCACATTCAGGCATTCGGTTGGGCTAAGGCTGAGCAAATTGAAAAAATGAAAGAACTGACGTTTAAAGTCAACGATGTTCTGAAAAAGCTATTTGCCGATGCAGGTCTGCTATTGGTCGACTACAAGCTGGAATTTGGTGTGTTCAACGGCGAAATCATGTTAGGTGACGAGTTCAGTCCTGATGGTTGTCGTTTGTGGGACGCAGAGACTCGTGAAAAGCTCGATAAGGATCGTTTCCGCCAAGGTCTTGGTGGTGTCGTCGAAGCTTACCGGGAAGTCGCTAAGCGATTAGGCGCAGATATTTAA
- a CDS encoding DUF2897 family protein, producing the protein MDEHLVWLLIALVIGVIVSNLMVLKYSAKFKWPGTKSSEKKDDSEADHNDKPD; encoded by the coding sequence ATGGACGAACATCTGGTGTGGTTACTAATCGCCCTAGTCATAGGCGTAATTGTCAGTAATCTGATGGTCTTAAAATACAGCGCTAAATTTAAATGGCCCGGTACAAAGTCGTCAGAGAAAAAAGACGACTCTGAAGCGGACCATAACGATAAGCCGGATTAA
- a CDS encoding M15 family metallopeptidase: protein MLSLRHITGATESHLIDIESQRLEEQTARAYMKLKQAALGNGVDIRIASGFRSLDRQLSIWNRKWRGELSLRDKNGEIIDVNALNDIEKLWAILHWSALPGGSRHHWGSDLDVYDPRPFDADKSLKLELVPGEYVNESGPCYTLWQWLTQHAHEYGFFFPYARYQGGVAQEPWHLSYRPVSSQCLKLLSLDVLEATISALDIEGKPCILDNLPTIKKQYIDTITEDEGWTNIWCGY from the coding sequence GTGTTAAGTCTCAGGCACATTACCGGAGCCACCGAATCGCATTTAATTGACATAGAAAGCCAACGTTTGGAAGAGCAGACCGCCCGAGCCTACATGAAGCTTAAGCAGGCGGCCTTAGGTAACGGGGTTGATATCCGTATTGCGTCAGGTTTTCGTTCACTAGACCGCCAGCTGTCGATATGGAACCGAAAATGGCGAGGCGAGTTGAGTTTACGCGATAAAAATGGCGAGATTATTGACGTTAATGCATTGAACGACATTGAAAAACTGTGGGCAATACTGCATTGGTCAGCGTTGCCCGGTGGTAGTCGTCATCACTGGGGAAGCGACCTCGACGTATACGACCCACGCCCTTTTGATGCTGACAAAAGCCTTAAACTGGAGTTGGTGCCTGGCGAATACGTCAACGAGTCCGGACCTTGCTATACTTTGTGGCAATGGCTAACACAACATGCCCATGAATACGGCTTCTTCTTTCCTTATGCCCGTTATCAGGGCGGTGTTGCACAAGAGCCCTGGCATTTAAGTTACCGGCCAGTGTCTAGTCAGTGTCTCAAGCTGCTGTCATTGGACGTTCTGGAAGCCACGATTAGTGCGCTCGATATTGAAGGCAAACCCTGTATTCTGGATAACCTGCCAACGATAAAAAAACAATATATCGATACAATAACAGAGGATGAGGGATGGACGAACATCTGGTGTGGTTACTAA
- the dapE gene encoding succinyl-diaminopimelate desuccinylase: MSSETLSLAKELIARPSVTPEDEGCQQVIGERLAALGFELETMVFEDTTNLWARRGQGRKVFCFAGHTDVVPPGDVNDWQFPPFEPTIHDGYLYGRGAADMKGSLAAMVTATEAFITKYPDVDADIAFLITSDEEGPFINGTKRVVETLQERNEPIEWCIVGEPSSTEKLGDVVKNGRRGSLTGDLTVFGIQGHVAYPHLAENPVHNVAPALTDLVNEQWDEGNASFPPTTFQVSNINAGTGAGNVIPGRIDTQFNFRFSTEVTAEELKQRTEAILDKHQLKYSLKWKLNGPPFLTESGSLIEAVTQAITTEFGFETELSTGGGTSDGRFIAPTGAQLVELGPVNATIHKVNERVKADDLDKLSTVYLRCMENLLC, encoded by the coding sequence ATGAGCTCAGAAACACTTTCGTTAGCCAAAGAGCTCATTGCCCGCCCTTCAGTCACACCAGAAGACGAAGGTTGCCAGCAAGTCATAGGCGAACGCCTGGCGGCACTAGGCTTTGAATTGGAAACCATGGTGTTTGAAGACACCACCAATTTGTGGGCCCGTCGAGGTCAGGGTCGTAAGGTGTTTTGCTTTGCCGGACACACCGATGTAGTGCCACCAGGTGATGTTAATGACTGGCAATTTCCGCCGTTTGAACCCACTATCCATGATGGCTATTTATATGGTCGCGGTGCTGCCGACATGAAAGGCAGTTTAGCAGCCATGGTTACGGCGACTGAAGCGTTTATCACAAAATATCCCGATGTTGATGCCGACATCGCTTTTCTTATTACCAGTGACGAGGAAGGCCCCTTTATTAACGGCACCAAACGAGTCGTCGAGACCTTGCAAGAGCGTAATGAACCAATTGAATGGTGTATTGTTGGTGAGCCGTCGAGTACGGAAAAGCTTGGTGATGTGGTTAAAAACGGGCGTCGTGGCAGCCTAACCGGTGACTTAACGGTGTTTGGTATTCAGGGGCATGTTGCTTATCCACACCTAGCTGAAAATCCGGTGCATAACGTTGCTCCTGCGCTAACTGACCTGGTCAACGAGCAATGGGACGAAGGCAACGCCAGCTTCCCACCCACCACCTTTCAGGTATCTAACATCAACGCAGGAACCGGAGCGGGTAACGTCATACCAGGTCGCATTGACACTCAATTTAACTTTCGCTTTTCCACCGAGGTCACGGCTGAAGAGTTGAAGCAGCGCACTGAAGCAATCCTTGATAAGCATCAGTTAAAGTACTCACTAAAATGGAAACTTAACGGTCCACCTTTTTTAACCGAGTCGGGCAGCTTAATCGAAGCGGTCACCCAAGCGATAACGACTGAATTCGGTTTCGAGACAGAGTTATCAACTGGCGGAGGCACCTCTGACGGCCGTTTTATTGCACCAACCGGGGCACAGCTTGTCGAGCTGGGACCGGTTAACGCCACCATTCACAAAGTCAATGAACGGGTGAAGGCAGACGACTTAGACAAACTCAGTACTGTTTATCTGCGTTGTATGGAGAATTTACTGTGTTAA
- a CDS encoding Spx/MgsR family RNA polymerase-binding regulatory protein: protein MLTIYGIKNCDTVKKSLKWLDKHSVNYQFIDVREQPLQKETVLNWLSELPADRLINKRSTSWRNLSDDQKTLSNHDALAELVAEQPTLFKRPLVKDNEGYHCGFKETEWSDRYL, encoded by the coding sequence ATGTTGACCATTTACGGAATTAAAAACTGTGACACTGTTAAAAAATCGCTGAAGTGGTTAGATAAGCACAGCGTTAACTATCAGTTTATTGATGTTCGTGAGCAACCACTGCAAAAAGAAACGGTTCTGAATTGGCTGAGCGAATTACCCGCCGACCGACTAATTAATAAGCGCAGCACCAGTTGGCGTAACCTATCAGATGACCAGAAAACGCTAAGCAATCATGACGCGTTAGCGGAATTAGTCGCTGAACAACCGACGTTATTCAAACGCCCGCTAGTAAAAGACAACGAAGGCTATCACTGCGGATTTAAAGAAACCGAGTGGAGTGACCGCTACTTATGA
- a CDS encoding PTS glucose transporter subunit IIA, which yields MDTVDKLPVLCHYTLKINTIRGSNPVPQPQLPLIYAPITGRVQLAHSTSAIAGSELLGSGLQLSITGSTLYAPVSGELLHLSQSGDYIAIKINEHFSLQLIWGSGEQYLTHDALKVLCRHAKQVEQGTPLMSVNLPRLRSLPQSHQGLSVLLSALTEQACELPIHWQQTGRVVANETCLNEEPE from the coding sequence GTGGATACAGTTGATAAGCTACCCGTGCTTTGTCACTATACTCTTAAAATTAACACCATAAGAGGCTCAAACCCAGTGCCCCAACCTCAGCTTCCATTGATATACGCACCAATAACCGGGCGGGTTCAGTTAGCTCATTCAACCTCAGCTATTGCCGGAAGCGAACTGCTTGGCAGTGGTCTGCAACTCAGCATAACAGGCAGTACCTTGTATGCGCCAGTATCTGGCGAATTACTGCACTTAAGCCAGAGCGGCGATTACATTGCCATTAAAATCAACGAACATTTTTCTTTGCAGCTCATTTGGGGCTCTGGCGAACAATACCTGACGCATGATGCTCTAAAAGTGCTCTGCCGACACGCTAAACAAGTGGAGCAAGGCACACCGTTAATGTCTGTAAATTTACCCCGGCTACGCAGTTTACCCCAGTCACACCAAGGGCTAAGCGTGTTATTATCGGCATTAACTGAACAAGCTTGTGAATTACCGATACACTGGCAACAAACGGGACGTGTTGTAGCCAATGAAACCTGTCTAAATGAAGAACCGGAGTAA
- the yfbV gene encoding terminus macrodomain insulation protein YfbV — translation MSQSFFQTLRDGKAYSEKWPHHSVVAAMTESRVIPMTRKGVKWVPGIAVINAVLTWQFLPQEQLATGIMLSLIMLSLPLQGIYWLGWRSQQQLKPQLKRWYFELRKKLEAQGIAVKTANNKAPRYMDLAIVLRQALDQLPPHEH, via the coding sequence TTGAGTCAATCGTTTTTTCAAACACTTCGTGACGGAAAAGCCTATTCCGAAAAATGGCCTCACCACTCTGTGGTGGCGGCAATGACGGAATCCAGGGTGATTCCTATGACCCGCAAAGGGGTAAAGTGGGTGCCCGGCATAGCGGTGATTAATGCGGTGTTAACTTGGCAGTTTTTGCCGCAGGAACAGCTGGCAACTGGTATTATGCTGTCACTGATAATGTTGAGTTTACCCTTGCAGGGAATCTATTGGTTAGGTTGGCGTTCACAACAACAGCTGAAGCCGCAGCTGAAACGTTGGTATTTTGAACTTAGGAAGAAGCTTGAGGCGCAAGGCATTGCGGTTAAAACGGCCAATAACAAAGCGCCTCGGTATATGGACTTAGCGATTGTGTTGCGGCAGGCACTTGATCAGCTCCCGCCGCATGAGCATTAA
- the xthA gene encoding exodeoxyribonuclease III → MKVISFNINGIRARLHQLQAVIDKHQPDIIGLQETKVHDDQFPLADVEAMGYHVIYHGQKGHYGVAMLSKKPLENPQFGYPTDDEDAQRRMIMGDYPLDSGQRVRVLNGYFPQGESRDHPTKFPAKEKFYQDLMNYLNTELSANDPVIVMGDMNISRIDHDIGIGDNNAKRWLRTGKCSFLPEEREWIQTLMNWGFQDTYRLLNPDTDNEFSWFDYRSRGFDDNRGLRIDLILATECLAKKCEDTGIDYELRGIEKPSDHAPVWSTFKV, encoded by the coding sequence ATGAAAGTAATCTCATTCAATATCAACGGCATTCGCGCACGTTTGCACCAGCTTCAGGCCGTTATCGATAAACACCAGCCTGATATCATCGGCCTTCAAGAAACCAAAGTTCATGACGACCAATTTCCTCTGGCTGACGTCGAGGCAATGGGTTACCACGTCATTTATCACGGCCAAAAGGGTCACTATGGCGTCGCTATGCTCAGTAAAAAGCCATTGGAAAACCCACAGTTCGGCTATCCAACGGACGACGAAGATGCACAGCGCCGTATGATTATGGGTGACTACCCACTCGATAGTGGTCAACGCGTGCGCGTATTGAATGGTTACTTTCCACAGGGAGAAAGTCGTGACCATCCCACCAAGTTCCCGGCAAAAGAGAAGTTTTATCAGGATTTAATGAATTACCTGAATACAGAGCTTTCTGCCAACGACCCGGTGATTGTTATGGGCGATATGAACATTTCGCGTATTGACCATGACATTGGTATTGGCGACAACAATGCCAAGCGCTGGCTGCGAACCGGCAAATGCAGCTTCTTACCAGAGGAGCGCGAGTGGATTCAAACACTGATGAACTGGGGCTTTCAGGATACTTACCGTTTGCTGAACCCGGACACGGACAACGAATTTAGCTGGTTTGACTATCGTTCTCGTGGTTTTGACGACAATCGCGGTCTGCGCATTGACTTAATCTTAGCCACAGAGTGCCTGGCAAAAAAATGCGAAGACACTGGTATTGACTACGAGTTAAGAGGTATTGAAAAACCGTCAGATCACGCACCGGTTTGGTCGACTTTCAAGGTTTAA
- a CDS encoding DUF3392 domain-containing protein: MQQLLNNLGMMIRPHFYEIAMMIVATLLVIYGNEINKMVKRQVAHWHFILRTLVFVVVCAFGYGWLLVWFTPVLASWLHQIPLQFVAVSAIGIVFLLGILAERKKQL; the protein is encoded by the coding sequence GTGCAGCAGCTACTTAATAATTTAGGAATGATGATTCGTCCGCATTTTTATGAAATTGCGATGATGATTGTGGCCACGTTGCTGGTCATTTACGGTAATGAAATTAATAAAATGGTAAAACGCCAAGTGGCGCATTGGCATTTCATACTCAGAACTTTAGTATTTGTGGTGGTGTGTGCCTTTGGTTATGGTTGGTTGCTAGTTTGGTTTACGCCGGTTTTAGCCAGCTGGCTGCATCAAATACCGCTTCAATTTGTTGCCGTCAGTGCTATAGGCATTGTCTTTTTACTGGGTATTCTTGCCGAACGGAAAAAACAACTATAA